TGCTTCTTTCACTTGGTATCTGCAGTAAATGAATAAGTACGGACAGGGTGAGTCAGTGGTTTTTGTTCCTACAGTTGAGGACAACCTATTCAAGTTTACCTGGGTTCCTGATGCACTTGCTATCCAGGTTTCAGGGAGCTTGCCGATTTGATCGAACGACTCCAGCATCTGGATCTGATGACCATCAACGCAGGCTTGGCAACCAAGGAGAAGTGGCAGCGTGTGGCCTACAAGGGAGGCAGTGAACCGGGAGTGCTCAATCTCACCACGTTCCTTATTGATGAAGAGGGAAACCAGTATACGGTAGTGATAACGGTAAATAACGCAAAGAAAGCTCTGGATGAGGCAAAGATCATGGAGACCTATCAGGCAATGCTGAATTATTTGTAGGGAGGAGCTTGATTAGGTGTTAGTGTTCTTTCTCCTACCGTATTACCGACCTTCGATTGAGCCAAAAAAAAGCCGTTGCTTTCGCAACGACTTCTTAAGTGGAGGTAAGGGGAATTGAACCCCTGACCTTTTGAATGCCATTCAAACGCTCTAGCCAACTGAGCTACACCCCCAAGACAATAACAAAAAGTATCATACGAATTGACCCGTAATAAGTCAAGTATGTCCAGCAAATTTTCTCTAAGGCTGGATTAAGCGTTGACCTTTTTTATGTAAAAGGGTATAAAATCTTATTATAAAACTAGTTAAATAAATGAAAAATACAAGAGGATTTGCATATGGAGGCGCTTAAAAAGGTGAAGGAAGTGGGGCTTTCCATCCTCCCTGTCCTCTTGCTGGTAACGTTACTCCATTTCTTTGTAACTCCATTGAGCGAAGGGATGCTCTCCTCCTTTCTCATTGGTGGGGTGCTGATTATTCTCGGCCTTTCCCTATTCTTGCTTGGCACTGATATTGGTCTTATCCCGATCGGAGAGCGAATAGGATCTGCGGTAACGAGAAAGAAGCGGCTCTCCCTGTTGTTGATTACCGCTTTATTGGTAGGTATGGCAATCATCTTTGCCGAGCCGAATATCAGTGTCTTACTCGAGCAAGTCTCGCTGGTAGCTCCCTCCATTTCTCCTCTCTCCATGCTTCTATCTATAGCTCTCGGTGTTGGCATTTTCCTGATGATTGCCATGGTCCGTGTGATCCTGCATGTAGGGCTGAAGTGGGTCTACGCAATCAGCTATCTTCTACTGCTTGTACTGGGAATATTCAGCAAACCTGATTTCCTGGGTATTGCCTTTGACAGCGGTGGAGCGGCAACAGGTCCCCTTGCTGTTCCCTTTATTATGGCTCTTGGTGTTGGTATTGCTCACGTACAGAAAAGCCAAACGGATGCAGACAACTTCGGCTACGTTTCCTTGGCCCTTATTGGTCCTACCATGGCCATGTTGGTGCTTTCCCTCTTCAGTGGAGATGGCAATACAGCTGTGCAGAGTACTTCATCAGTACCGCAGATACAGCCCTTTCTCTCGCTCTTTGTTCCAAGCACACAGCAGGTACTTTCCTCCTTGTTTCCACTGGTCGTGTTATGCATCCTCTACCAGATATTCCTGGTGAGAATGCCAGCCAGGCAGTTGATTCGTATGGCATTTGGTTTGGTGTACGCCAGTCTTGGCCTTATCCTGTTTTTCGTTGGGGTGAATGGTGGGTTTATCCCGGTCGGTTACCAGATCGGTTATCAGCTTGGACAGCTCAATGAGAGCCTCTTGCTACTATTTGGACTGGTTATCGGTGCGGTTACGGTACTCAGCGAGCCATCGGTAGCCGTTTTAATCGATCAGGTACAGGAGATAACCCAAGGTCATCTGAGAAAGCCAATAATGCTTGCAGCCCTCTCAATCGGAGTAGGGGGGAGCGGTCTGATGGCCATGTTCCGTATCATACACAGTCTTCCTATCTGGTACTTCCTGGTTCCTGTCTATGGCCTTGCAGTGCTGCTCTCTTTCCGGGTACCGGACCTTTTTGTAGGCCTTTCCTTCGATAGTGGAAGTGTAAGTTCAGGCCCTCTGGCTTCTACGTTCATTCTCAGTTTTGCCATAGGCGCCTCTACCTCAGTCGGGGGCGACCCTGTCAGTGATGCATTCGGGGTTATCATTTTTGTCTCCATGACACCGGTGGTGATAGTCCAACTCTTAGGCTTGCTCTACAAACGAAAACAAGCCAAGCTGAAAAAAGGAGGAAAAGGACAATGAGTAGCTTGTTGTTGGCTATTGTAGGAGCAGGAAAAGCAGATTCACTCATGCAACTTGCAAAAGAGTCAGGGAGCAGTGGGGGTACCATTCTCAGGGGACGCGGTACTGCCTCAAGTTCATTGCTCTGTCTCTTGGGCCTAGGCGATGCAGACAAGGAAGTGTTGCTTACCTTGGTTGATGATGGAGTTGAACAAACGGTTTGGGATGCCCTTTCAAGATTTCCCCATACCAGAGGATTGCTTGCATCTGTTCCTGCAAGCAGGAATGAGGAGCATCCAGTTGTGAAAGAGCATTCATTTGACTTGATATACATGATCTGTGCAAGCGGCTTTGCTGATGATATCATGGCCGCAGCCCGTAAGGCAGGGGCCGGAGGTGGGACGATCATCGAAGGAAGGGGAACGGCAACCTCAGAGGATATTGCTTTTTTCTCAGCATCCTTGGTTCCCGAGAAAGAAATGCTCATAATCCTTCTTCCCCACACAGAACGTGATGCGGTAATGGAAGCAGTATCCAAGCTTTCTTTCTTACAAGAAGAGGGAAGCGGAATAGCCTTTAGTGTTCCAGTACAAAAGGTTGCTACACTCAGATAGTATCGGTCAGAGGCTATACATAGCAAGATTGTATCAGTACTATGCAAACACGAAAAAGGGTTCACTATCTTGAACTTTGTGTTAATATAATAACATTTTGTTAAAAAATACAATTATTTGTTACTAAACTATTGCATAAACCCTGAAAAATCAGTACCGTACTGATACATTAGTGAAGAAAACGGATACAAATCCGGTTAGGAGATCCCTCGATGGAGAAGAAAATTAAAGTTGCCGTAATGGGTGCCACAGGTGCAGTTGGACAGGTTTTTATGTGGATGCTTGCAGATCATCCTTGGTTTGAGCTCACGTATGCAACAGCATCAGCTTCTCGTGTCGGCTTGAAATATGCTTCCACAGTGCACTGGGTAATGCCATTTGAAATGCCCAAGAAAATCAGGGACGTGGAAGTAAAGGAATTTAATATTGAAGCAATGCAGGAAGAAGGGGTACAGATTGTGTTCTCCGCCCTTCCCGCCGAGGTTGCCAGTGAAGCTGAACCACAGCTTCGAGATAATGGATTCTTTGTCTTCTCGAACGCCGCTTCCATGCGTTATGATCCCAATGTTCCCATTCTTATCCCGGAAACCAATATTGAACAGCTTGATCTTGTACAGGCACAAGGATATCCCGAAAAGGGTTTTGTGGTAACCAATGCCAACTGCGTCACCACTGGGTTGGCAATGGCTCTGGCCCCACTGCGAAAATATGGTATCAAGAATATCATGTTGCACAGCTACCAGAGCGTCAGTGGAGCAGGCTATCCAGGTCTCTCTTCCTTCGATATCACCGATAACTGTATTCCCTTCATTAGGGGAGAGGAAGAGAAGATCGAGAAAGAGATCAAGAAGATCCTTACCATTGATCCAGAGGTATATTGTTTCACCGTTCGAGTACCGGTCATGTTTGGACACCTTGAAGCTGTCTGGTTGGATCTGGAGCAGGATGTTGAGGTTGAGGACATTGTCAAGGATTGGGCAGATTTCAAGAATGTACCAGACCTTCCTTCCACCGCAGCACAGCCTGTTGAATATGGTTCGGATCCCACCTTCCCACAGCCCAAGTATGCCTTCTGGGGAAATCCCAGTGGAATGGTGGTGTACACCGGCCGCTTGAAGAAGAAGAATGGAAAGATTGGATTCCTCTTGATGGTCAACAACATCGTAAAGGGCGCAGCTGGTGGTTCAATCCAGAATGCTGAAGCCTTTGTGAAGAAGTTCGGCCTTATTTAAACAGCCCATCATGCACTCCAAGGGCTCCCGTTCTCAGTTGAGAATAGGGAGCCCTGTTTGTTTGCTTTACTTGCGGAAACCATGAAGAATTTCTACTATGCAGAGTAAGGAGCCAACATGAGGGAATATTGGGATCTCTATGACCATGCGAGAAAGCCACTGGGAAGAATTCACCAGAGAGGCCTCCCCCTAGGTGAGGGTGAGTATCATGTTGTGGTTTCAGTGTGGACGGTGAATCAGGATGGGAAAATACTCATCACCCTCCGTTCTGAAGAGAAGGAACTGTTCCCCGGGCATTGGGAGAATACCGCAGGATCGGTAATGAGAGGGGAGACCAGTTTGGATGCTGCACTGAGGGAGTTGAGGGAAGAGACCGGCATTGAAGCTTCCCCTGAAGAAATCACCTGCTTGGGGACCGTGCTCAAAGTAGCTTCATTTGTCGATATCTTTCTGGTGAGAAAAATGCTTGACCCCGATTCCATTCAACTGCAGAAAGGAGAGACTACTGCCTACCGTTGGGTTTCCTACGATGAGTTGAAAGAGATGGACAGACAAGGCAAGCTTGCCTTTCCTCTTTTCTCCCCTTTCCAGATGGCAATGGAAAACGAATGCTAAGCGTTCACAACGGTAGTGATGCAATCCTCTACGATAACCCGATACCGTTGGTTGTCACCCTTCACATACCATGATCCCCTATAAGGACATCCCTCGCAGCTTAATCGTAGTGAGTCATGGCGAAAACATGATCGGCTGATGAACAACGGCGGGCTGAATGCATCATCCACTACAGTGGGAATGAATGGCCAGTACTCTGTATCTGTCTCTTTTCTTTCCATCCAGAGATAACCACCCTCCATTTTCAATCCAAACGTAAGGGCTAGGTTTGCCGCCTCGCTGTTTGCCAGGTATAGGTAGATATCAAAGAAACAAGGCAATTGATGATCCCTGAAATATGCAATCTGACCCAAGTTGTTCAATCCAAAGGAGACTGAATCCAAAAGATTCTCTTCCTTCATCCTGGCAACAACCTTGTCCAAATCAGCGAAGAATGCATCCTCATCGAACATAATCGGACTTAAGGGTAGGTAATAGTGATCCTCATGGTTGAAGAGCAAGGAAGCAAGTGGCTGCTGTGCATGTGCGAGAGTCTTCAATTCGAGGTAAGGGATTTTCTGTTCAGTAAGT
This sequence is a window from uncultured Sphaerochaeta sp.. Protein-coding genes within it:
- a CDS encoding DUF1538 domain-containing protein — its product is MEALKKVKEVGLSILPVLLLVTLLHFFVTPLSEGMLSSFLIGGVLIILGLSLFLLGTDIGLIPIGERIGSAVTRKKRLSLLLITALLVGMAIIFAEPNISVLLEQVSLVAPSISPLSMLLSIALGVGIFLMIAMVRVILHVGLKWVYAISYLLLLVLGIFSKPDFLGIAFDSGGAATGPLAVPFIMALGVGIAHVQKSQTDADNFGYVSLALIGPTMAMLVLSLFSGDGNTAVQSTSSVPQIQPFLSLFVPSTQQVLSSLFPLVVLCILYQIFLVRMPARQLIRMAFGLVYASLGLILFFVGVNGGFIPVGYQIGYQLGQLNESLLLLFGLVIGAVTVLSEPSVAVLIDQVQEITQGHLRKPIMLAALSIGVGGSGLMAMFRIIHSLPIWYFLVPVYGLAVLLSFRVPDLFVGLSFDSGSVSSGPLASTFILSFAIGASTSVGGDPVSDAFGVIIFVSMTPVVIVQLLGLLYKRKQAKLKKGGKGQ
- a CDS encoding transcriptional regulator, producing MSSLLLAIVGAGKADSLMQLAKESGSSGGTILRGRGTASSSLLCLLGLGDADKEVLLTLVDDGVEQTVWDALSRFPHTRGLLASVPASRNEEHPVVKEHSFDLIYMICASGFADDIMAAARKAGAGGGTIIEGRGTATSEDIAFFSASLVPEKEMLIILLPHTERDAVMEAVSKLSFLQEEGSGIAFSVPVQKVATLR
- the asd gene encoding aspartate-semialdehyde dehydrogenase, translating into MEKKIKVAVMGATGAVGQVFMWMLADHPWFELTYATASASRVGLKYASTVHWVMPFEMPKKIRDVEVKEFNIEAMQEEGVQIVFSALPAEVASEAEPQLRDNGFFVFSNAASMRYDPNVPILIPETNIEQLDLVQAQGYPEKGFVVTNANCVTTGLAMALAPLRKYGIKNIMLHSYQSVSGAGYPGLSSFDITDNCIPFIRGEEEKIEKEIKKILTIDPEVYCFTVRVPVMFGHLEAVWLDLEQDVEVEDIVKDWADFKNVPDLPSTAAQPVEYGSDPTFPQPKYAFWGNPSGMVVYTGRLKKKNGKIGFLLMVNNIVKGAAGGSIQNAEAFVKKFGLI
- a CDS encoding NUDIX domain-containing protein, whose protein sequence is MREYWDLYDHARKPLGRIHQRGLPLGEGEYHVVVSVWTVNQDGKILITLRSEEKELFPGHWENTAGSVMRGETSLDAALRELREETGIEASPEEITCLGTVLKVASFVDIFLVRKMLDPDSIQLQKGETTAYRWVSYDELKEMDRQGKLAFPLFSPFQMAMENEC